TCTGATGTAAATTAGTTCCCTATAATGTCTGGTAAGGTAGTAATGTGCTTGGACGTCGAACTTCATAGTTATCGGTTCTGCATTGATGACTACCGGAAGCAACTCCAACGCCGCCGAACATGTGTGAAAAAACGTTACGTTTTGTCTCAGCTTcaggtttttgtttcctttctcATCAGCTTCTAAGTGCTTTTGTTCTGGAAATCAGAGTCAGATATCAATGTCAAAtgcttctgttttcttttttctgcggtCGCAGTAAGTGCAAAAAGTTCTGTTTGGATTGGAACTACCTCAAAGCTTGATAACCGCAAAACCTGCAGAGTAAATGCTGTTATGATTTATTGTGACGAGAATATTCATGATCTTGGAAGTAGGTTAGTGAATAgaagcgaaaagaaagaaagatggaaAGAAGTGAAGGCATTATTCGAACTGGCGCTACAGATGCCTATGCATTTCGCGTAACATAACAGAGATCACAGTCGCCTATGCCTGTGCTTGCCTTGGAGAGCGCGCCGCTCTCCTGAAAAGCGTCGAGCGTCCCTCAATTAACGCACTCTCTGctctgctccaatcgaacgccTGCGTCCTGCGGTTGTGCGCACAAACATAGTCACTGCATGTCTATATAagcatacatatgtatgttgCACATTTAACTCATAAAAGTAGTGCTTGCACGTGAATTAAGCAACACAGCCCACCTTTACTGGATAATACGGAGAAGCATCGTGAATATtgtgaatgaacgaatgaatacatagtaaatgaacaaaatgTCTTCAAAAGTCaccttttccttttgaagaaCGTACTCTTCCATGTGATATCCGATCTTCACTGCGACTGTCATGTTCAATCTGATTTTGTTGGAGAAATCCACTCCTGATCCTACAATTTCGCTGTAAAGGAATTACGTCATCCGATGACTGGTTACTAACCATAAAGCTTTGCAGTGCAAAGGTGCCGCCCCTTGCGCCGTTCCCGCACTAGTCAGACAAAGGCCGAGAGGCTGGAGACTGAGTGGTTGAGCGGCTCCCAGACATCGCAAGCAGACGGAGGTTTCGGCCCAAATACAAGCTTGTTCAGCAGCAAGTGCCGAGTATTGTCATCCAAGCTGTAGTCGTCAGTGCTCCCTGCTGAACACCATGGAATCCAGCGGAAGAACTGTGCTACTTTTGGTGCTTCTGGTTCGTCACATTTTGCCTCACTTCGCCTCATCCGAAGAGCCGCCAAATTTTGTTACAGGAGAACCTTACGTTAAGTGAGCTTcttattctatattttctttatcttcCATGTTCTCGTCGTATACTCGCTAAACATATGATTTGTGCTGCGCTTATACTCTGtttctttattctattttGCTTTGAAGATATCACGTCCAACAGttttatacaatttttttgtctACCCTACAAGGTCCATTTGTAAATGGGCTTTGATAGAAATACCTCCTTCATTTCATGCTCCATTTCggctttctttttcctgtatTATGGTGGTGAAGGATTACATTTTCACATCGGTAATATCTTTACACTGTCCTTTTAATCTTCTTTAATGTAATTCCTTTGCAAGGATTTTAAGAGGACAGACGTCTCAGCTGGTTCCACTAATGTACTTAATTTGGAATTGTGCCCTAATCCTTCGTGGAGTTTTTCTGCTAACTGAGAAGACGCAACTGCGCTGTTCTGGTGTAAGAAATCTTCGCATGTCTGTGTATTGcaacgaacgaacgaaacgCGTTCACAACTTCTCGTGTGGCTCCATCCTTAAACGTGGTCGTTCGTTCTGGCCCAGTTTATCCGCTTGGAAAGCGTCTCCCACTGATAGGTTGTTTGTTTCGTAACAGCGTCCCAGAGCGAGAGCTGATGTCGTTCCTTCGGAGAGGCAGTCCATGGAAACCGCTCCTATTACACGCTTGTCGCTGACTGCTAAAGTTCGCATTAATCAGATTTCATCGCAACTCCTTCAGGCATGCAACCGCGCCACTTTATCGCATAGGAAACAGGGGAACAGCAAGAATTTGCACTATGCCAGAATGGCCACAAAGAACACTGCTTCTGAAAGTGTTCCTCCGAGATTTCGTTGAACCAAACGCTATCATTCGAAAGAGAtgattttttattccaaaacaAAGTGAGAGGGagttttttggattttttgagattttttcattgGGATGAGCATGCCGTTGTGGAAACAAGTCTAACACTTCACACTCACAACACTATCTGACACTTGACGCTAGCctgcaaaaaaattgcagaagaaaacgaaatggTAGAAGGACAAAACCTGCACTTATGTATGTTTTAGTGTGATTTTCGTCGGTAACTGACTTCTATTTTCCAATCAAGAACAGCAGAACGAATCCCGAAAACAGACAAAGGAGAGAAACAAACTGAATTTGAAGCATTGTCACTCAACTCGAATGTATCTTCGCAGCAAAGCTTAGTTCGCCTATTCGAGTTCAATGATGCGAAAGATGTCGGAATGAAGCTCGTTTCAGCTAGGCTCTCGCTTCCAAGGATCTTCTCCCATATGAGCGCCGTTACGTCACTCGAGGCCACACAATGTCGAGGGTATGTGTGACTAAGCATGCTAAACGATGAGTGAAGAAAATCTGGTTTGATGGTTCGCGGTGGTTGTGCGCAAATGCCATCCTTGGCAAGATATAATGCATTCTTTGAACAAATGTGGCGGAAAATCTGAGAGGTAGTTGACCAACGCCATCCATCCAAACGCCTGTATTGGGGCTTTTGCAATGTTTAATcaatcctccttttttctcgttccgGCAGAGTGTATCCCGAAAGCACTTTAGATTGGGTCacagagaatttctcaaaacatTTCCAACTGAGAAGTCACTGCATGTATAGTTTTTTGACGGAACTATTCTTTGGGTTTGTTCTGGCATATTGCAAACTTCCTCTGCGCGAACTAAGACCTAAACGGGCGTTTCATTTTAGATGCGACGTGAATTCTTATGCGGTCATATTTGAGTTTATGGATGCATTTTTGACGCTTGTATGGAGCGTTCTAGCCAGACGAAGAAAAACCAGTCGTCTTTGGAAACCACTTAGAACTTGTCTCTGTCTCTGATATCAAAGCAGGCACAGCTTATTGTCGAATAGCACGAGTAACACCAGTGATTCTATTCAGCTGTGCAGCCGACGCGATTTATGTGAAACTGAGGACGAATCGAACGTTTGAGGGGCACGTGCATGTGAAGTTTGCTTCGAACAAGTATTGCTATCAGGTAAGGCGTTTGTTGGGTCAGAGTACAAGCGAGGCAAGGATCCCAGAGATTAAGAGGCTCCATCCAAGCGCACATGAACGTGGGAAGGGCTCAAAAATCTATTTCAATGAAAGACAGAAGCATCCACCATACCGTATGAATTAAGACTTCATTATCTCAGCGAATGAGGAAGTTTCcttttgaattaaaattttcccaCAACTGTGGTGTCTTTGACtagtgaaaagtttttttttttgaatagctTCAATTCTGTTCTTGAGGAGTTTATGAATTCTTTTCATTACCCGCTCACTGCTCTGATATTCTCTAAGACGTTCGCGAGTGCAATTATGACTACCTCCACAGCACGACCTGCCCAAAACTCATTTCACCGTTTAATTTCGCTGTGCGAGCTTCACAATTGTGCAAATGGATTGGTAACTAagcaagagttttttttttcgaaagaaaagttTTCGGCGAAATTTTCCTACAATTTTCTGAATAAGTTCGTCGTAGGGATGTGACAGTGCTATCCGTTCATAGAGTTACGCATAATAATTGATCAGGTCTTCCTTTGCTTAGAGGAATTCTTTCTTTACAGCTTATTTTTTCCCTACAGTAAGCACTCTAGAATAATTTTCTTAGGCTTCTATTTCTCCTGTCGGAATGACTGTCGAAATAATCTGATTCCAGACTCTCGTGACGAATAATCAGATAGAAGTGCTTGTTCCTCATGAGGAGTGCGCTGTACCACGGAGGCGGTAAGTATGAAGAGTGAAGGAAACTGGCATTAATTAGTTTGAGTAACAATGAGCTCGGGCTTATTGTTATCCAAAGTAATCGATACATGTCTTCCTTGTGTTCAAACGTATAGCGGAGCTAATTACAAAGGAAATTTTCTAAGGTCGAAGACGCCATCGGGAGTTTTCCTCGAGACATCACTAGCGGTCGCCTTCCATCCGGACTTTACTACCGCCGATGATCgcattttccattttcgttGCTTTCACCAACGAACTTCACAGGAACTGCAGGGGGCAGGCAGTCCAACTGAGCCGCCACGAGGTTCCTTCTGCTACACTCTTAGCAAATACTGTAAAGGGGAGTTGCAGAAAGCCTGagaaaagtatgaaaaaacATCTGTAAGGGTACTTCTCGACTACAGTTTCAGACTATTCCTGACTGTACTATTGATGTTTAGTTTATTCACTCGACTATCTACATAGGAGTAGACAGAAAAAACAGACTAACAGCCTAGATAACAGGTTGCTCGGAAAGATCGATCGTTTTACCAACATTTTCTCAAGTTCTCTTCTCTCTCCTACCCGATCTTGGTCCTATGCTGCACAATCAAATTAATGCGAACATTTTGTTACGGTTACAAAGACTCTTGGAACTTACGTCTCAGTAGCTAGCTTGTATTTCGAATCGCAACGAGACTTTAATGAGCAACTAATGACCTTTTAAGTGGGGTTGTGATGCGAGTTTGCTACGAAGTACTTTCTCGTCCATGTGGTCCCGGGGAATTTGCAGAAGATCGCCCAAGTTTTGCTAACCCTCTTTAGCTTAGGAAAATTAGCGACGATTTTCATTAATTGATTAAGCATTATCTCAATTTTAAGGCTGAAAGAGTTTTATAAACCTTTATCCGGAAGCAAGAAATGAGAGGAAGGCACCTCTATGAAGCCTCCATACTGGAAGGTCTATTAACCCTAAATAAGTTTAACAAATTGGTGCCCATAACTTCATCGAGATTTTCTTTGCTatacttttttaaactctCGTAAGAATGGAAAATTAAGGAGAGCGAATCAGACgtaaaatcttttcttcactTCCAAAAAATACTAGTGCTGTGTTgggaaattaaattaatgcaactaatttttgtttgttcctaTTTTCGGTTTCTACCAGCGCTGCTCGATATGTGTGGCTTAGTAAGCTAAGTAAGACACAGTAAGTAAGAAAAGCTACACCTATGCTAATTCAATTCATTGTTAGATTGACACACAGCAGTtttttgcttgagctgtagccacgGTATTGATgtcaagcaaataaataaaaagtactgATTTTGCCAAGATTCAGGGCCAGTATGGGCAATTTCATGCAGTAGTTGATATCACAAGTTATAGAGTTCAGAGGAGAGTTGTTCTCGATAACTCTATTCTCTCAAGTACAGTAGCGGAGAAGCAGAAACTACTGAAACAGATTGTTCCACGTTACAGAGTCTGCTTGGAATCCTTCATGCTCGTATACGGTTCGAAAGTGGCCAAATGGACCATTAGTAGGAACAGTTGTTCTCGGGCAAACCGTTTTTCACCAGTGGAGTTGCGAAAACGAGAAAGTTGGATATGACCGTTTACTTTCGTGTTTAACGGCGATTAtcgctttcttccttttcttctctttgcctttatttttcaaagagcTGATGCGTCTGttctattccagaaaatttcaggaCAACTGCCTCATCGTTCGTAGTTGTTCGGTCGTTGCCGCAGAAAAAGCGCACGAGCTGATTGGAGCAGATGGATGTTCGAAGAACACAAAGATTCTGCCTCATCTGAGCTATTTCGGTCCGGTTAGTTCTCAGTGCAATTTTCAAGAGTGGATTGTTCCCAAGAGTTTTTCATAGTCATTTCGTGTTTCGTTAAGTTAATCACAAGAGTGACTAGTGCGGTTTGATTGTCGTAGGAGCGATGTAAAATCGCAGCCAATTTTGGACTGCAGAGagcgaaaaaattgagaaagtgaatgaatggatgcGCAGAAATTGAATTGCTGGGAGCGTTGTGTACCGCATAGCAGCCCGAGAGTAAAACCCGAACTCTCGACCATTAGGCGAAATAGGTTTCATCAGAAAGCAATTCAGTGTTGCTCGTCCGCGGTTGTGCTTGCCCACCTCGTGAGCAGACCCGTTGTGCGCAGCAAAGGTGATGTATTTCTTGGGCACTGATAAGCAGCATTGAAACAGTGGTACTTCCTGAACAATGACACTCTGCATCTAAGCAGCCCAACCAGAACTCTTCTTGAGTGGAACTCTGTGTTGCGAGTGCTCGTTTTTGCTTGTCACCTCAAATTATGCACAAGAACAAGAGTTAACACACGGTTCTTAAAGACCGCTCATTGGAGAACGAGTGAACACCACACTTGTATTCGTTTGAATGTCAGCGTTCCACCTCACAGAGAATATTGTTAGAGTGGACTTTGTGTTCattgtatttcttttaaagaggGACCTAGAAGTTTGAGatgacagaaaaaatgaagtttgtaGAGCTACTGTCTTGAACTGGTGCgcctttctttctattcttcgCAATGAAACACCTTCATTTTTACATGCAACATCAAGCaaaatgttttgctttcaCTTTCACTGGGTCTTGTTGTAAAGGATCCTGTGCGGCTGCAGGATTACGAAGAACTTTTAGAGTATCTACAAGTACACATGATGTTTGTGAGAGCAGCTCTTAACCAACCGCACATTTTTAGTCGTGGACTGAAATCCATTGAGTCTACTGATTTCATTGAATCGGCGCTTTCGATTACCTAGTAATTACTAGAAGTGAATACACATTCGCTAATTCAATTTGTTATAAATAAACGAATGGATGTTGATATCCTTTTCTACAATGAACGTTAAGATAACAGCTGTTCTGGGAAACTTTATCGTGTTGGTTGCGGTAGAGGATGATCGACACTGACAATGACAcgtatttttccaaattacaTATTGCTAAAGCATACTTTTCGTTTCTAAAACGAATTCACCGTATGTTACTCGTGATACCAGGAATTCTAAGTCCTTTTCCAGTGCTAACTGCACCATTCTATCTTCCTGAACAAAAGTAAGGCAAACGTTTTTCTGAATCAATGTCTTCGAAGGCTTTGTACATACATTTCTTTTGcgtcttttcattctttgacTTTCGCGAATTCTTCCGCTGTAAGCAGAACTCAGCAAGCTGCACTTGTCAGAAGCGTTGGATTCCGTTTTCCGTCAACGTGCTCTACCCAAAAAGTGCATGCAAACAAGGAGTCGCATATCAATGacactccagaaaaaatttgCTACGAGGGATTTATTGACGAGATTCTTTCATGTGTCCTCTTTCACACTATTCATAATCCAAGCACATCGAAAGTCGTACATGTGACACTTGGAATGCAAATTCACAGCGTATGAGACAACGTTAAGCTGTGCCTTGATTAATGAATAAGAACGCGATTAGCATACTCCGGCGCTCGAAATCGAATACGAGGTTTCAGCGGGTGAAGGCCGCAgccagtgaaaaaaaaacatgattgTATGTTTTTCGAGTCCTAATCGAAAGATCCAGGAAAGTCAGCTAATGTCAGTTAGGTAATATGATGAGTATGATGAGTGAACGATAGATATTAGGAAGTGGGGATAGTCAAAGTAGTATCCATTAGTAGGAACTATGACTTCGAGAGCAGATTCTATTCCTACTTCCAATGTTTCTTGACTTTATCCCCACTTTTCATATCAtacattacatatttttagttatttcttTAACTCGAGGCGACTTTTTCTTGCAATAAAAGATGAGCCGAAGCAATAAAGAGAAATGGATAAAGTCCTTGATGTTGATTAATCCATTCAGGATGCACCAACACGTGCGATTCCAGTTGGGAATCGTCGCGCAAGCAATGACTTACCATAACTGAAACCGTTGTATTGAGTAAACACCCtccattttcaggaaaaaccTGACtctttgtttattgtttatgtttatttagtCGAAAGGGATTTAGTGGTGGTTGGTTAGCCTTCGATGGTGTAGAAACGTACCGGGGCAGTGCATCCTCTTAGTACTGCACCCCACCCTCTTGGGAGTAATAGTGCAAGGTATTGCACATTATATAAGTCATAGTCATAGTCGGatttaaaaattctactttCTGGACACTTCCGTAAACGGCTGTggtcgaagcgacgcggtggagctagcggttgtgaTCGAAGATGGTCCCACCTCCGTCTCAACCGTCAGCCCCGccgcgctgcttcgaacgcagccgcttacttAACTGCAcggagcttcaggtcgttttgagccgactatatCTCAAAAGACAATTGCAATAGGTGGAAGGTGATTATCGCTTATTAGACACTTGTAATAGGTGGATCTGAAACTATATGGTGGCCGCATTGTATTCGCCAAGGAGAATTCATTGCGGCGTCTCCATTAAACCACAATTTTCCACTGCTACGCGGATGCGTAGATGCGGGGTATTTCTAGCGTGCTATTCCTTGCACCAAAGTCGGTTGCAATGATAGACAAAGGGTATACGGCTCAATGTTGGGCCTCATGAAGTAGTGGTCTTGACGCGACAATCTTctatttattgaatttatttcGGAGGTAAGGATTCGTCGTTGACACCTCAACTGTTTTACGTCCACCCATAAAAGCCTTCTAATCGCGATCTCTTCTCTGCGTAGtacgaaaaaataagaactacTAATCAAAATCTCACTATAGTGCTATCATAAGGACTCTCCAAGATGACTTACAATGAGTATTGTTATAGTTATGCCAGCGTAGGCTTCAGAAAACTCTTCTCATTCT
This is a stretch of genomic DNA from Necator americanus strain Aroian chromosome II, whole genome shotgun sequence. It encodes these proteins:
- a CDS encoding hypothetical protein (NECATOR_CHRII.G6951.T2) gives rise to the protein MESSGRTVLLLVLLVRHILPHFASSEEPPNFVTGEPYVKTAERIPKTDKGEKQTEFEALSLNSNVSSQQSLVRLFEFNDAKDVGMKLVSARLSLPRIFSHMSAVTSLEATQCRGCAADAIYVKLRTNRTFEGHVHVKFASNKYCYQTLVTNNQIEVLVPHEECAVPRRRSKTPSGVFLETSLAVAFHPDFTTADDRIFHFRCFHQRTSQELQGAGSPTEPPRESAWNPSCSYTVRKWPNGPLVGTVVLGQTVFHQWSCENEKDNCLIVRSCSVVAAEKAHELIGADGCSKNTKILPHLSYFGPSLVGQNVSVFGVSQTSLIYFECELLLIPKQNGVCDVPTCAESDGNRTRRSFDDHPSISVDVQSQRIEVSELGVISDVEVDSMQSVELTCHEKASYPVHEICVPFNPFFVFLAGMISVTFFVISTAAMVSFQRYRHYSMSQTRC
- a CDS encoding hypothetical protein (NECATOR_CHRII.G6951.T1), producing MESSGRTVLLLVLLVRHILPHFASSEEPPNFVTGEPYVKTAERIPKTDKGEKQTEFEALSLNSNVSSQQSLVRLFEFNDAKDVGMKLVSARLSLPRIFSHMSAVTSLEATQCRGCAADAIYVKLRTNRTFEGHVHVKFASNKYCYQDNCLIVRSCSVVAAEKAHELIGADGCSKNTKILPHLSYFGPSLVGQNVSVFGVSQTSLIYFECELLLIPKQNGVCDVPTCAESDGNRTRRSFDDHPSISVDVQSQRIEVSELGVISDVEVDSMQSVELTCHEKASYPVHEICVPFNPFFVFLAGMISVTFFVISTAAMVSFQRYRHYSMSQTRC